In Erpetoichthys calabaricus chromosome 2, fErpCal1.3, whole genome shotgun sequence, a genomic segment contains:
- the LOC114669590 gene encoding extracellular calcium-sensing receptor-like: MLLFIICAMPFSSDAKDPLCLQWRKTELPMFSKEGDIIIGGIFSLHDNPVDDNLTFTSMPEVSQCKGLNFRELQFAQSMIFTIDEINNSTDILPGIVLGYKIYDACRDVQLAIRSAMALVSGKEEGSLGDKSCAKPSSVLAIIGPSSSAPTVGVAKALGPFNVPVISHGASCACLSDKKLFPAFLRTIPSDYYQSRALVQLVKHFGWTWVGAIRSDDDYGNYGMATFEQIAQQEGVCIEYSETIYRTYPREKFRRTVNTIKSSSSNVIIGFVNFYDLEVLLEEMYLKNVTGFQWIGSDSWISARNPSMMEYYKLLKGAIGVQVSDAIIPGLKEFLLNVHPSNIPGNTGMNTYWEFLFNCTTASQDGTASFLPCTGTENLGAVNTQYTDMSNNGYSGNVYKAVYAIAYSLHNLLKCNSPEQIASKRCSNRTSVEPLQVLQYLKMVNFTASNGENFYFDESGDPAAKVKTYDLINWQLDKEGLIQFVTVGAYYAFLPEGQQFMINYSHIVWSGPGKKVPKSVCSDSCQPGTRKAVQKGKPVCCYDCIPCADGEISNRTDSPDCLKCPLEYKSNKGNNQCILKEIEYLSFEELMGILLATFSLLGAFLTTSIAFVFYLKRDTPIVKANNSELSFLLLFSLALCFLCSLTFIGQPSDWSCILRHTAFGITFVLCISCVLGKTIVVLMAFRATLPGSNIMKWFGPTQQRLSVCAFTLIQVVICLFWLLISPPFPNKNMKHSSEIIILECDLGSATAFYAVLGYIGFLSGLCFILAFLARKLPDNFNEAKFITFSILIFCAVWITFIPAYISSPGKYTVAVEIFAILASSFGLLICIFIPKCYIILLKPEKNTKKYLMGKM; this comes from the exons atgttacttttcatcATATGTGCGATGCCTTTTTCATCGGATGCAAAAGATCCTCTCTGTTTGCAATGGAGAAAAACAGAGCTACCTATGTTTTCAAAAGAAGGAGATATAATTATTGGGGGTATTTTCTCTTTGCATGATAACCCAGTTGATGACAATCTCACATTTACAAGTATGCCAGAAGTATCACAATGCAAGGG TCTCAACTTCAGAGAACTTCAGTTTGCACAAAGTATGATATTTACAATTGatgaaataaataacagcacAGACATCCTGCCAGGTATTGTTCTGGGCTATAAAATATATGATGCTTGCAGAGATGTACAATTGGCTATTAGATCAGCGATGGCCTTAGTGAGTGGAAAAGAAGAAGGATCCCTTGGAGACAAGTCTTGTGCCAAACCATCTTCTGTTCTTGCAATTATAGGACCATCTAGTTCAGCACCAACTGTAGGAGTCGCAAAAGCTCTGGGACCTTTTAATGTACCAGTG ATTAGTCATGGTGCCAGCTGTGCATGCCTTAGTGATAAAAAGCTTTTTCCTGCTTTCTTAAGAACAATTCCTAGTGACTACTATCAAAGCAGAGCTCTGGTTCAACTTGTGAAACATTTTGGATGGACCTGGGTTGGAGCAATAAGAAGTGATGATGATTATGGCAATTATGGAATGGCTACATTTGAACAAATTGCACAACAGGAAGGTGTCTGCATTGAATATTCTGAGACCATATACCGAACCTACCCAAGAGAGAAATTTCGTAGAACTGTTAATACTATTAAGTCATCCTCCTCAAATGTCATCATAGgctttgttaatttttatgaTCTGGAAGTTCTTCTTGAAGAAATGTATTTGAAGAATGTCACTGGTTTTCAGTGGATAGGGTCAGACTCTTGGATTTCAGCAAGAAATCCATCAATGATGGAATATTACAAACTTTTGAAGGGTGCAATTGGAGTTCAAGTTAGTGATGCTATTATACCAGGACTAAAAGAATTTCTATTGAATGTTCATCCATCAAATATACCTGGGAATACTGGCATGAATACGTATTGGGAATTTCTTTTTAACTGCACCACAGCTTCTCAAGATGGCACTGCATCTTTTTTGCCATGCACAGGCACTGAAAATTTAGGTGCAGTGAATACTCAATATACTGACATGTCGAATAATGGATATTCTGGTAATGTATATAAAGCTGTGTATGCAATAGCTTATTCACTACACAATCTCCTGAAATGTAACAGTCCTGAGCAAATCGCCAGTAAAAGATGTTCAAACAGGACATCAGTTGAACCACTGCAG GTACTGCAGTATCTAAAAATGGTAAATTTTACAGCAAGCAATGgagaaaacttttattttgacGAAAGTGGAGACCCTGCAGCAAAAGTTAAAACATATGACTTGATAAACTGGCAGTTAGATAAAGAAGGTTTAATTCAATTTGTAACAGTTGGTGCATATTATGCATTTCTACCAGAAGGACAGCAGTTCATGATAAATTACAGCCACATAGTTTGGTCTGGTCCAGGAAAAAAG GTGCCAAAATCTGTGTGCAGTGACAGTTGTCAGCCTGGAACTCGTAAAGCAGTCCAAAAAGGAAAGCCTGTTTGTTGTTATGACTGTATACCCTGTGCAGATGGTGAAATTAGCAATAGAACAG ATTCACCTGACTGTTTAAAGTGCCCTCTAGAGTACAAATCAAATAAGGGAAATAATCAATGCATTTTAAAGGAAATTGAGTATTTATCCTTTGAAGAACTTATGGGAATATTACTAGCAACATTTTCTTTGTTGGGTGCTTTCCTAACTAccagcattgcatttgtcttttacCTGAAGAGAGATACACCCATTGTTAAAGCTAACAATTCCGAATTAAGTTTCCTGCTTCTCTTTTCTTTGGcattatgttttctttgttctcttACATTTATTGGCCAGCCATCTGATTGGTCCTGCATCTTACGCCACACTGCATTTGGAATCACATTTGTTCTATGTATCTCTTGTGTTCTGGGGAAGACTATAGTTGTGTTGATGGCCTTTAGGGCCACCTTGCCTGGTAGTAACATTATGAAGTGGTTTGGGCCAACCCAACAACGATTAAGTGTTTGCGCTTTTACACTCATACAAGTAGTCATATGTCTATTTTGGTTATTGATATCACCCCCTTTCccaaataaaaatatgaagcaCTCCTCggaaattattattttagaatgtGATTTGGGGTCTGCCACTGCTTTTTATGCAGTTTTAGGTTACATCGGTTTTCTTTCTGGTTTGTGCTTCATCTTGGCATTTTTGGCTCGGAAACTGCCGGACAACTTCAATGAAgccaaattcattacatttagcaTATTAATATTCTGTGCTGTTTGGATAACTTTCATTCCTGCATATATAAGCTCACCTGGGAAATACACTGTGGCTGTGGAGATATTTGCTATTTTAGCTTCCAGCTTTGGTTTactcatttgtatttttattccaaaatgttatattatattgcTTAAACCAgagaaaaatactaaaaaatatcTAATgggaaaaatgtaa
- the LOC114669589 gene encoding extracellular calcium-sensing receptor-like: MIFAIEEINNSTEILPGVKLGYKIYDACRDVLLALKSAMALVSGQEEEQLNGESCLRSSNVLAIIGQSSSSPTVGFATALGSFHIPVVSHGASCACLSNKKIFPTVLRTIPSDYHQSRALVQLVKHFGWTWVGAIRSDNDYGNYGMAEFINIAQQEGVCIEYSEAIFRTYPRKKFLTVVDIIKSSTSKVIIAFVSFNDLEILLKELFLQNVTGLQWIGTESWISAKNPSIVEYYRIMSGALGTAASSTIIPGLKEFLVNVRPSSTPGNTGLNKYWEFLFNCTPLRNDQTESLPFCTGSEDLNEVNNQYTDLSNNGYSSNVYKATYAVAYSLHNLLACQNYKTADTNSTCSKQLNIEPLKMLQHLKTVNFTTGNGENFYFDENGDPAAKVKTYDLVNWQLNKEGVVEFVTVGAYYSFLPEGSQFMINNDSIVWSGTGKKVPDSVCTDSCKPGTRKAVQKGRPACCYDCIPCAEGEITNMTDSTDCLKCLSDYKSNKQKDQCILKEIEYLSFQEMMGMLLVLLSLLGASLTIFVTVVFYLNKDTPIVKANNSELSFLLLFSLILCFLCSLTFIGRPSEWSCMLRHTTFGITFVLCISCVLAKTVVVLMAFRATLPGRNVMRWFGPFQQRLSVCAFALVQVIICTIWLSKSPPFPNKNMQHSPEIIILECHLGSVVAFYAVLGYVGILALFCFVLAFLARKLPDNFNEARFITFSMLIFCAVWLTFIPAYISSPGKYTVAVEIFAILASSFGLLFCIFIPKCYIILLKPQKNTKKNMMGKMPLKSV; this comes from the exons ATGATATTTGCAATTGAAGAAATAAACAACAGCACAGAAATACTTCCTGGAGTCAAATTAGGTTATAAGATCTATGATGCCTGCAGAGATGTCCTTCTGGCACTGAAATCAGCAATGGCTTTAGTGAGTGGGCAAGAGGAAGAACAGCTGAATGGAGAATCCTGTTTGAGATCATCCAATGTACTTGCCATTATAGGACAATCAAGTTCATCCCCAACTGTAGGATTCGCAACAGCTTTGGGATCTTTTCATATTCCAGTG GTAAGTCATGGTGCAAGTTGTGCATGTCtcagcaataaaaaaatatttcctaCAGTATTAAGGACAATACCAAGTGACTATCATCAGAGTAGAGCTTTGGTGCAGCTCGTCAAGCATTTTGGATGGACTTGGGTTGGAGCAATAAGAAGTGATAATGATTATGGAAACTATGGAATGGCAGAATTTATTAATATTGCACAGCAAGAGGGGGTTTGCATTGAATACTCAGAGGCCATTTTCAGAACTTACCCGAGGAAAAAATTTCTCACTGTTGTAGATATTATCAAAAGCTCCACATCAAAGGTGATCATTGCCTTTGTATCTTTTAATGACTTAGAAATTCTACTGAAGGAGTTATTCCTGCAAAATGTTACTGGTTTACAGTGGATAGGCACAGAATCCTGGATTTCAGCCAAAAATCCTTCAATTGTGGAGTACTACAGAATTATGAGTGGAGCACTTGGAACAGCAGCAAGCAGCACAATTATACCAGGTCTTAAAGAATTTTTAGTCAATGTACGTCCTTCGTCAACCCCTGGCAATACTGGTCTGAATAAATATTGGGAGTTTCTCTTCAACTGTACTCCATTAAGGAATGACCAGACTGAATCATTACCTTTTTGTACAGGATCTGAAGACCTCAATGAAGTGAATAACCAATACACAGACTTATCAAATAATGGATATTCAAGTAACGTGTATAAAGCTACATATGCTGTAGCATATTCACTACATAACCTGCTAGCATGTCAAAACTATAAGACAGCTGATACTAACAGTACATGTTCTAAACAATTAAACATTGAGCCACTCAAg aTGTTGCAgcatttaaaaacagtaaattttACAACTGGTAATGgagaaaacttttattttgatgAAAATGGAGATCCTGCGGCAAAAGTCAAAACGTACGACTTGGTCAACTGGCAACTCAATAAAGAGGGTGTTGTTGAATTTGTAACAGTTGGTGCATATTATTCTTTTTTACCTGAGGGAAGTCAGTTTATGATTAATAATGACAGCATTGTTTGGTCTGGCACAGGAAAAAAG GTCCCTGACTCGGTCTGCACTGACAGTTGCAAGCCTGGTACTCGTAAAGCTGTTCAAAAAGGCAGACCTGCATGCTGCTATGACTGTATACCATGTGCCGAGGGGGAAATTACCAATATGACAG aTTCTACTGATTGTTTGAAGTGCCTCTCGGACtacaaatcaaataaacaaaaagatcagTGTATTTTAAAGGAAATTGAATATTTATCATTTCAAGAAATGATGGGAATGCTACTTGTCTTGTTATCATTGTTGGGAGCATCTCTGACTATATTTGtcactgttgtgttttatttgaacAAAGATACACCAATTGTTAAAGCTAATAATTCAGAACTAAGTTTCCTTCTTCTCTTTTCCTTAATTCTTTGCTTTCTTTGCTCTCTTACTTTTATTGGACGACCATCTGAATGGTCTTGCATGTTGCGCCACACAACATTTGGCATcacatttgttttgtgtatttcttgTGTTCTAGCAAAAACAGTAGTGGTGTTGATGGCGTTTAGAGCCACACTCCCTGGTAGAAATGTGATGAGGTGGTTTGGACCTTTTCAACAGAGGTTAAGTGTTTGTGCTTTTGCCCTGGTACAAGTCATTATATGCACAATATGGTTATCTAAATCTCCTCCTTTTCCCAACAAAAATATGCAACACTCTCCTGAAATTATCATTTTAGAATGTCATTTAGGATCTGTAGTTGCTTTTTATGCGGTTTTAGGGTATGTTGGTATTCtggcattattttgttttgttttggcattTCTGGCTCGCAAACTTCCAGACAATTTCAATGAAGCCAGGTTCATCACATTCAGTATGTTGATATTCTGTGCTGTTTGGCTCACTTTTATCCCAGCCTACATTAGCTCTCCTGGGAAGTACACAGTGGCAGTGGAAATCTTTGCTATTTTGGCTTcaagttttggtttgcttttttgtatatttattccaAAATGCTACATTATACTGCTGAAAccacagaaaaacacaaagaaaaacatgatgggtaaaatgccattaaaatcAGTTTAA